CGGGTCCAGCGACACGAAGTCGCCGGGATGGTAGACGTAGCCGTCGTTGTCCTCGATCTCGCCCTCGAGCACGTAAAACTCCTCGAAACCCAGGTGCTCGTGCGGGATTGAGTGGGCTCCGGCGCCGAACCGGAACAAGAAGCAACCCTCGCCCGACTTGTCGTCATAGCTCAGATTGGCCCAATGGCAGTCCTTCTGGGGCTTGCCCTGCAGAGTGTAAACCCGCCACGGCGCGTCCTTGATGTTGAACACGTGACGCTTTGACGCGAGCTTTTCCGACATGGCGGCCTCCCTAAGATCTGCCGTTTCAAGCCTAGCAAAACGGGCTTCCATGTCAGCC
This window of the Pseudomonadota bacterium genome carries:
- a CDS encoding cupin domain-containing protein gives rise to the protein MSEKLASKRHVFNIKDAPWRVYTLQGKPQKDCHWANLSYDDKSGEGCFLFRFGAGAHSIPHEHLGFEEFYVLEGEIEDNDGYVYHPGDFVSLDPGSRHSSHSDDGAIVAVFVRGGFRTLEWAKLDD